A genome region from Lutra lutra chromosome 11, mLutLut1.2, whole genome shotgun sequence includes the following:
- the LOC125080555 gene encoding serine/arginine repetitive matrix protein 2-like — protein MKRTPQETRHVRSREPPCVGHFRRPLPAGGAEEPSAVAARSVVPARGFPDLRRSPRGSRTGSDTALDPPLARTRARGSCGDRGRAPRAAPSLPPLGLRLRTPPRRSGQRRRRPRPASERSFWNQERDAGVGKSVAGAEHAGTGALSDGTEEEKSVIAGAPPSPARPGLPNPTRRRDPRRPPRGGRVSVLPTAQAGVSSCSRSPRRQKVHRD, from the exons ATGAAG AGGACGCCTCAGGAAACACGCCACGTGCGCTCCCGGGAGCCGCCCTGCGTCGGCCACTTCCGCCGGCCACTTCCGGCTGGGGGCGCTGAGGAGCCGAGCGCCGTCGCCGCCAGGAGCGTGGTCCCAGCCCGCGGCTTTCCCGACCTCCGGAGGAGTCCCCGCGGCTCGCGCACCGGCAGCGACACGGCCCTCGACCCGCCGCTCGCGCGCACCCGCGCCCGGGGCTCCTGCGGGGACCGGGGCCGAGCGCCGCGGGCCGCCCCGTCGCTTCCGCCGCTCGGGCTCCGGCTGCGGACGCCCCCGCGGCGAAGCGGACAGAGACGGCGCCGGCCCCGCCCGGCCTCTGAGAGGAGCTTCTGGAACCAAGAACGGGACGCGGGAGTCGGGAA GTCTGTGGCGGGCGCCGAGCACGCGGGGACCGGCGCACTGAGCGACGGGACCGAGGAGGAGAAGAGCGTGATTGCGGGAGCCCCCCCCTCCCCGGCCAGGCCAGGTCTCCCCAACCCGACGCGCCGCAGAGACCCGCGCCGACCTCCTAGGGGTGGGCGGGTGTCGGTGTTGCCCACGGCGCAAGCGGGAGTCTCCTCTTGCTCGCGGTCTCCGCGGAGGCAGAAGGTCCATCGTGACTGA